In Desulfatirhabdium butyrativorans DSM 18734, the sequence ATACGGATATCGTCTCTTTGGGTGAGGCCAAAATACTTTCGCCGATCTCCAAAAGTCGCGTTCAGAATGCTTTGGTCAGTTTTGTTTCGGATACGGACAAGGTCGTCATCGATGTTCATCCGGACCGGATTCGCCAATTTGTTCTGGAGGGAAAGACCCTGCCTGCCTTCGAAATGGCCGGACCCCGCGAGCGGATTTATTTCGATCCAAGCAAGCTTCGGGCGGCCTTGGTTACCTGCGGGGGGTTGTGCCCGGGGCTCAACGACATCATTCGAGCCATTGTGCTCGAGCTCTATTTCGGATATGGCGTGCGCAACATTTTCGGCATCCGTTACGGGCTTCAGGGGTTCATTCCGGAATATGGGTACGATGTCGTGAATCTCGATCCAAAGAGCGTATCCGGAATCCACGAGCGCGGCGGCTCCATCTTGGGTTCATCGAGGGGCCCGCAACCCATCGAGGCGATCGTGGACAGCCTCGAAAGGATGAATGTCGGTATCCTGTTCATGATCGGCGGAGATGGAACCTTGAAGGCGGCCTCTTCCATTTCCGATCTGATCGATGAGCGAAAACTGAAGATCAGCGTGATCAGCGTTCCCAAAACCATCGATAACGATATTTTCCTGGTGTCGAAGTCTTTCGGGTTCGACACCGCGGTGGACATTGCCACGCTGGCGATCAAGGCGGCGCATAACGAGGCCGAGGGCTATCCCAACGGGATCGGTCTGATCAAGCTGATGGGTCGATATTCCGGCTTTATCGCATCGACGGTCGTTTTGTCTCAGCAGGATGTCAATTATGTGCTGATACCCGAAGTGGATTTTGATCTGGATGGTCCCAAAGGTTTGCTGGCCTCTCTCGAGCGCAGACTTGAAACTCGTCGCCATGCCGTAATTGTCGTGGCGGAAGGTGCGGGGCAGAAATTTTTCGAGGGGCAGAACGATGAAAAAGATCCGTCCGGAAATGTCCGGCTCAAAGACATCGGTTTGTTCCTCAAGGAGACCATCTTGAGGCATTTCCAGGCCCTGAATATCGATATTTCTCTCAAGTATATCGATCCGAGTTATATCATTCGAAGTCTTCCTGCCAACGCCAACGACCGGGCATTCTGCAGCGTGCTCGGAAGGGATGCCGTCCATGCCGGTATGGCCGGAAAGACGCGTCTGCTGATCGGGCATTGGAACAATCAGTTCGTGCACATCCCGATGTCTGCCTCTGTGGGCAAGCGGAAACAGGTGGATCCGGAAGGGAAACTCTGGCGCAGTGTGCTGGAGGCAACCGGGCAGGGCCTGCTGAAATAGTGCTGAAATAGATTGATTCGAAACGCCGGAAAGGGAATCGGGGATGAAGAAGACAACTCTCTATATATTGTGGACCAATGACAACCCGGTTACGGCCGAGAAAATGGTATTCATGTATGCCATCAATTCTCTTGTTCATGGCTGGTGGGAAAATGTGACCCTCATCATTTGGGGTGCAACGACACAATTGGTCAGCGAGAACGAGCATATTCAGAGCCTGGTCCAGAAATCCTTGGAAGCAGGAGTTCATGTCACGGCTTGCAGGGCCTGCGCGGATCAATTGGGTGTGACCGAATCCCTGAAGAAAATGAATATCGAAGTCAAGTATTGGGGGCAGCCCCTGACGGAGATTTTACAAAATGATGAAACGCTGCTTACCATTTAGTGCATGAACGGAAAGTCCCTATTCGGAGCAGCGCGCCGCCTGCGGGCAGGCAATTTTGCGATACAGCGTGAAACAGTCTGCCCTCCGGCTCGGGTTGTAACCCAAATTGGGTTTCCGTTCAGGCACCATTTATTTTTTTCAGTTCATAAAGGGAAATCGTATGTCCGAAGCACTCACCCCAACCAATTTCATCCGAACCATCATCGAAGAAGACGTGGCAGCCGGGAAAAACGAAGGGCAGGTCATCACCCGTTTCCCGCCGGAGCCAAACGGCTATCTGCATATTGGCCATGCCAAGTCCATTTGCCTGAATTTTGGCTTGGCCAGGGATTTTGGCGGCAGGTGCCATCTGCGTTTTGACGACACCAATCCGGTGAAGGAAGATGTCGAATACGTCGAATCCATCCAGAATGATGTCCGCTGGCTGGGCTTCGACTGGGGGGAGCATCTGCATTATGCCTCCGATTATTTCGAGCGGCT encodes:
- a CDS encoding ATP-dependent 6-phosphofructokinase, giving the protein MNVEMIDTDIVSLGEAKILSPISKSRVQNALVSFVSDTDKVVIDVHPDRIRQFVLEGKTLPAFEMAGPRERIYFDPSKLRAALVTCGGLCPGLNDIIRAIVLELYFGYGVRNIFGIRYGLQGFIPEYGYDVVNLDPKSVSGIHERGGSILGSSRGPQPIEAIVDSLERMNVGILFMIGGDGTLKAASSISDLIDERKLKISVISVPKTIDNDIFLVSKSFGFDTAVDIATLAIKAAHNEAEGYPNGIGLIKLMGRYSGFIASTVVLSQQDVNYVLIPEVDFDLDGPKGLLASLERRLETRRHAVIVVAEGAGQKFFEGQNDEKDPSGNVRLKDIGLFLKETILRHFQALNIDISLKYIDPSYIIRSLPANANDRAFCSVLGRDAVHAGMAGKTRLLIGHWNNQFVHIPMSASVGKRKQVDPEGKLWRSVLEATGQGLLK